Proteins encoded by one window of Kribbella italica:
- a CDS encoding ABC transporter substrate-binding protein — MRSRSLLLPAAGLAVAVLAASCVGAVDTGKSSSGTNTITVWNGYSGRELDVFKSVVKDFEAANPGVSVTVVGQQNNDKLVQGLRGGSAPDVQWAASNDYVGLFCSSGGWIDLTDRIAKDGLDTGQFTPASWQATQYDGKRCALPALGDVYGLYYNKKLFAQAGLKTPPKTFQQLTEYARKLTKRSPDGKLEVAGYLPLTNFYANRVQFYAPFFGAEWFDADGKPATAASPGWKAYLGWQRDLVGSYGYEQAKAFTAAAGQPYSAANAFQQGKLAMMIDGEYRTAFIKQFTPDLDFGTAPMPVTEQKAADYGMGYVVNHIAGVTKASKNPDLAWKLVKYLATDEQAQVKLGNGLVNVPTWKPALASKDLVADPAFKSFVAMQVHPASQTNPTTAAGAGYIDPMSSFLEQWESGRSADPAAGLAKVDEQITGLLGQR; from the coding sequence ATGCGCTCCCGATCTCTTCTGCTGCCCGCCGCCGGGCTGGCGGTCGCCGTCCTGGCGGCGAGCTGCGTCGGCGCGGTCGACACCGGCAAGTCGTCGTCCGGTACCAACACGATCACCGTCTGGAACGGCTACAGCGGACGCGAGCTCGACGTGTTCAAGTCGGTCGTGAAGGACTTCGAGGCCGCCAACCCCGGCGTGAGCGTCACCGTCGTCGGCCAGCAGAACAACGACAAACTGGTCCAGGGCCTCCGGGGCGGCAGCGCGCCGGACGTCCAGTGGGCCGCGTCGAACGACTACGTCGGCCTGTTCTGCTCCAGCGGCGGCTGGATCGACCTGACCGACCGGATCGCGAAGGACGGCCTGGACACGGGCCAGTTCACCCCGGCGTCGTGGCAGGCAACCCAGTACGACGGGAAGCGCTGCGCGCTGCCGGCGCTCGGCGACGTCTACGGCCTGTACTACAACAAGAAGCTCTTCGCGCAGGCCGGACTGAAGACGCCGCCGAAGACTTTCCAGCAGCTCACCGAGTACGCCCGGAAGCTGACCAAGCGCAGCCCGGACGGCAAGCTCGAGGTCGCGGGCTACCTGCCGCTGACGAACTTCTACGCGAACCGGGTCCAGTTCTACGCGCCGTTCTTCGGCGCGGAATGGTTCGATGCCGACGGCAAGCCGGCCACCGCGGCCTCACCGGGCTGGAAGGCGTACCTGGGCTGGCAACGTGACCTGGTCGGCTCCTATGGGTACGAGCAGGCGAAGGCCTTCACTGCCGCCGCCGGGCAGCCGTACTCGGCCGCGAACGCCTTCCAGCAGGGCAAACTGGCGATGATGATCGACGGCGAGTACCGCACCGCCTTCATCAAGCAGTTCACCCCGGACCTGGACTTCGGCACCGCGCCGATGCCGGTCACGGAGCAGAAGGCCGCCGACTACGGGATGGGCTACGTCGTCAACCACATCGCCGGCGTGACCAAGGCTAGCAAGAATCCCGACCTCGCCTGGAAGCTGGTGAAGTACCTGGCCACCGACGAGCAGGCGCAGGTGAAGCTCGGCAACGGACTGGTCAACGTACCGACCTGGAAACCCGCCCTGGCCTCGAAGGATCTCGTCGCCGACCCGGCCTTCAAGTCGTTCGTCGCGATGCAGGTCCACCCTGCCAGCCAGACCAATCCGACCACGGCGGCGGGCGCGGGCTACATCGACCCGATGAGCTCGTTCCTGGAGCAGTGGGAGTCCGGGCGGTCGGCGGACCCGGCGGCCGGACTGGCCAAGGTCGACGAGCAGATCACCGGTCTGCTCGGACAGCGCTAG
- a CDS encoding DUF4127 family protein — MRVALVPLDERPVNTSLPAAVAAIAGVEVLLPPRPMLPTKRQPGDADAVADWVNQLGEDAELDAVVVSTDMLCYGGLIASRTSDDTVVAVARRLDHGLRALRRRRPDLPIAAVTLVMRATDSYSPEEEPEYWSEYGRELHALGAELHRAFEGDPFVAEDAKVIPAEVRADFLTRRLRNHVVNLEVLGLAAAGVVDPLLITADDTAVHAAGSLEQIWLRQWTAALQPSADVLMYPGADEVGAVLVARSLTSRNAEPVKVAIACAEGDEGLERVAPYENNPVLTTVTRQIEAAGGVIVTEAPDFVVVVHAPRPGDGDWVRGAPEPAREGAAAATADLVGRELAAGHRVVLADVCYPNGADPRLVDHLVARRLLLELTAYAGWNTAGNTIGTVVAAGVATVLGHRWGSFDPVAARAFLLHRLVEDYGYQAVARTELVRDLPLRNDRPFIAPEREAGYIGDATARLRQCLAELSPADAERFVLEDVSLPWHRSFEIDFVIRSTS; from the coding sequence ATGCGCGTCGCCCTCGTCCCGCTGGACGAACGACCGGTCAACACCTCACTTCCTGCCGCGGTCGCCGCGATCGCCGGCGTCGAGGTGCTGCTGCCGCCTCGACCGATGCTGCCGACCAAGCGACAGCCCGGTGATGCCGACGCTGTCGCCGACTGGGTGAACCAGCTCGGCGAGGACGCGGAGCTCGACGCGGTGGTCGTGTCCACGGACATGCTCTGCTACGGAGGCCTGATCGCCTCGCGGACGTCGGACGACACCGTGGTCGCGGTGGCACGACGCCTGGACCACGGCTTGCGCGCCCTGCGGCGACGCCGCCCGGACCTGCCCATCGCCGCGGTGACCCTGGTGATGCGCGCGACGGACTCGTACAGCCCGGAGGAAGAACCGGAGTACTGGAGTGAGTACGGCCGGGAGTTGCACGCACTCGGCGCCGAGCTGCACCGTGCCTTCGAGGGAGACCCATTCGTTGCCGAGGACGCGAAGGTCATCCCGGCCGAGGTGCGTGCCGACTTCTTGACGCGCCGGCTGCGCAACCACGTGGTCAATCTCGAGGTGCTCGGGCTCGCCGCCGCCGGTGTGGTCGATCCGTTGCTGATCACGGCGGACGACACCGCGGTCCACGCGGCCGGTTCGCTGGAGCAGATCTGGTTGCGCCAGTGGACCGCGGCGCTGCAGCCATCGGCCGACGTGCTCATGTACCCGGGCGCGGACGAGGTCGGAGCTGTTCTCGTCGCTCGGTCACTGACCTCTCGCAACGCCGAGCCGGTGAAGGTGGCGATCGCTTGCGCGGAAGGCGACGAAGGTCTTGAGCGCGTCGCGCCGTACGAGAACAACCCGGTCCTGACCACGGTGACACGGCAGATCGAAGCGGCCGGTGGTGTGATCGTCACCGAGGCACCCGACTTCGTCGTCGTGGTCCACGCGCCCCGTCCGGGCGACGGCGACTGGGTACGAGGTGCTCCGGAACCGGCGCGAGAGGGTGCCGCGGCCGCGACGGCGGACCTGGTCGGCCGGGAGCTGGCGGCCGGCCACAGGGTCGTGCTCGCCGACGTGTGCTACCCGAACGGCGCCGATCCGCGGCTCGTCGATCACCTGGTCGCGCGCCGGCTGCTGCTGGAACTGACGGCGTACGCCGGGTGGAACACGGCCGGCAACACGATCGGCACCGTGGTCGCGGCGGGCGTCGCGACCGTGCTCGGCCACCGGTGGGGGAGCTTCGATCCGGTCGCCGCCCGGGCGTTCCTGCTGCACCGCCTGGTCGAGGACTACGGCTACCAGGCGGTCGCCCGGACCGAGCTGGTCCGCGACCTGCCGCTGCGCAACGACCGGCCCTTCATCGCGCCTGAGCGAGAAGCCGGCTACATCGGCGACGCCACCGCGAGGCTCCGGCAGTGCCTGGCCGAGCTCAGCCCGGCCGATGCCGAACGGTTCGTACTCGAGGACGTCAGCCTCCCGTGGCACCGCAGTTTCGAGATCGACTTCGTCATCCGTTCGACGTCCTGA
- a CDS encoding UTRA domain-containing protein, which yields MSRAGSGALRERLLDLLDQKEPGDRLPAERQLAADFGVARMTLRNALDRLEAEGRVHRIPKQGAFVGQHKLTHGLTVSSFTEEMLALGKRPSSRTLGMDVRYAGETLATKLRIGPDERVWRISRLRLADEIPLTLETVYVPQTIAPDLTREDLQDQSWYQLLAERYGRRITSGVQTIEPTVTDEEESILLDVPLRSAAFLFVRTCEDQSGRPVEHVRATTRGDLYRIQCQLTLGQPGLDQTPWS from the coding sequence GTGAGCCGGGCCGGCTCCGGGGCGCTGCGCGAACGACTGCTCGACCTCCTGGACCAGAAGGAGCCGGGCGACCGGCTGCCCGCGGAGCGTCAGCTGGCCGCGGACTTCGGCGTGGCGCGGATGACCCTGCGCAACGCGCTCGACCGGCTCGAGGCCGAAGGGCGGGTCCACCGGATCCCCAAGCAGGGCGCGTTCGTCGGGCAGCACAAACTGACCCACGGGCTGACGGTCTCGTCGTTCACCGAAGAGATGCTTGCCCTGGGCAAACGACCGTCCAGCCGCACGCTCGGCATGGACGTCCGGTACGCCGGGGAGACCCTGGCCACGAAGCTCCGGATCGGCCCCGACGAGCGGGTCTGGCGGATCAGCCGGCTCCGGCTGGCCGACGAGATCCCGCTCACCCTGGAGACCGTGTACGTCCCGCAGACGATCGCGCCCGACCTGACCAGGGAAGACCTGCAGGACCAGTCGTGGTACCAGCTTCTGGCCGAGCGCTACGGCCGGCGGATCACTTCCGGCGTACAGACCATCGAGCCGACGGTGACCGACGAGGAGGAGTCGATCCTGCTCGACGTCCCGTTACGTTCGGCGGCCTTCCTCTTCGTCCGCACCTGCGAGGACCAGTCCGGCCGCCCGGTCGAGCACGTCCGCGCGACCACCCGGGGCGACCTCTACCGGATCCAGTGCCAACTGACCTTGGGACAGCCTGGGCTAGACCAAACCCCCTGGAGTTGA
- a CDS encoding sugar ABC transporter permease: MTAMDLSDERLRQRSGLRGYGASLLDRVRSGELGMIPVVIGLVVIWAVLQALNPIFLSSTNLVNLTMECVPVGIVALGIVCVLLVGQIDLSVGSISGLSAAIMAVLFVNESWPAWLAVVTAVAAGIGIGLLYSLVHNRVGIPSFVITLAGLLSFLGLQLKALGTSGSINLPYDSALVRFAQLWFVPAWLSYVVVVVAAAALFAVGYRHAGKRRTVGLSARSLRFLLARSGLMLAGLGFAVWYLNRTRGVGWMFVLFVGLALVLHYGLTSTRWGKSLYAVGGNVEAARRAGLNVNLVYTSAFVLCTTLAAVGGILAAARLAAANQSSGGGDVNLNAIAAAVIGGTSLFGGRGTAFAAVLGILVIQSISSGLTLLSLDSSYRFFVTGVVLLLAVGVDSLARRSRASHGRG; this comes from the coding sequence ATGACGGCGATGGATCTGAGCGACGAGCGCCTCCGGCAACGATCGGGGCTGAGAGGGTACGGCGCGAGCCTGCTCGACCGGGTCCGGTCCGGGGAACTCGGCATGATCCCGGTGGTGATCGGACTCGTGGTGATCTGGGCCGTGCTGCAGGCGCTCAACCCGATCTTCCTGTCCAGCACCAACCTGGTGAACCTGACGATGGAGTGCGTACCGGTCGGCATCGTTGCGCTCGGCATCGTCTGTGTCCTGCTGGTCGGCCAGATCGACCTCTCGGTCGGCTCGATCAGCGGCCTGTCCGCGGCGATCATGGCGGTCCTCTTCGTCAACGAGAGCTGGCCGGCCTGGCTGGCGGTGGTCACCGCGGTCGCGGCCGGGATCGGTATCGGGCTGCTCTACTCGCTGGTCCACAACCGGGTCGGGATTCCGAGCTTCGTGATCACGCTGGCCGGTCTGCTGTCGTTCCTCGGCCTGCAACTGAAGGCGCTCGGTACGTCGGGCTCGATCAATCTCCCGTACGACTCGGCGCTCGTGCGGTTCGCTCAGCTCTGGTTCGTCCCGGCCTGGCTGTCCTACGTCGTGGTCGTGGTCGCGGCCGCCGCGCTGTTCGCCGTCGGTTATCGGCACGCGGGCAAGCGCCGTACCGTAGGCCTGTCGGCGCGTTCGCTGAGGTTCTTGCTGGCGCGGAGCGGTCTGATGCTGGCCGGCCTCGGCTTCGCGGTGTGGTACCTGAACCGCACGCGTGGCGTCGGCTGGATGTTCGTCCTCTTCGTCGGGCTCGCGCTCGTCCTGCACTACGGACTCACCTCGACCAGGTGGGGCAAGTCCCTGTACGCCGTGGGCGGCAACGTCGAGGCCGCCCGGCGGGCAGGGCTCAACGTCAACCTGGTCTACACCTCGGCCTTCGTGCTCTGTACGACGCTCGCCGCGGTCGGCGGCATCCTCGCCGCGGCCCGGCTGGCGGCAGCGAACCAGAGCAGTGGGGGAGGGGACGTCAACCTCAACGCGATCGCCGCCGCCGTGATCGGTGGCACCAGTCTGTTCGGTGGCCGAGGGACCGCCTTCGCCGCGGTCCTCGGCATCCTGGTCATCCAGTCGATCTCCAGCGGCCTGACGCTGCTCAGCCTGGACTCGTCCTATCGCTTCTTCGTCACCGGAGTCGTGCTGCTCCTCGCGGTCGGCGTGGACTCCCTGGCCCGGCGTTCCCGCGCCAGCCACGGCCGCGGGTAG
- a CDS encoding ATP-binding cassette domain-containing protein, producing MAVLELRGISKNFGAVAALTDVDLSVDAGQVVAIVGDNGAGKSTLVKVLSGVHAPDAGQVLFEGREVTINGPAAAHRLGIATVFQDLALCENLSVVENLFLGRELAPYRLDDVAMEVRSWELLRQLSAKLPAVRIPVAALSGGQRQTVAIARSLLGDPKVVVLDEPTAALGVAQTTEVLNLIERLRENGHGVVMISHNMADVRAVADQVAVLRLGRSNGVFDARVTSSEELVAAITGASDNVVTRRAARGQSDVREGAQG from the coding sequence ATGGCGGTCCTCGAGTTGCGGGGGATCAGCAAGAACTTCGGTGCGGTCGCCGCGCTGACCGACGTCGACCTGAGCGTGGATGCCGGACAGGTGGTCGCGATCGTCGGCGACAACGGTGCCGGCAAGTCGACGCTGGTGAAAGTCCTGTCCGGCGTCCATGCTCCGGACGCCGGCCAGGTCCTGTTCGAGGGCCGCGAGGTGACGATCAACGGGCCCGCGGCGGCGCACCGCCTCGGCATCGCGACCGTGTTCCAGGACCTCGCGCTGTGCGAGAACCTGAGCGTCGTCGAGAATCTGTTCCTCGGCCGTGAGCTCGCGCCGTACCGGCTGGACGACGTGGCGATGGAGGTTCGTTCCTGGGAGCTGCTCCGGCAGTTGTCGGCCAAGCTCCCGGCGGTCCGGATCCCGGTCGCCGCACTGTCCGGCGGGCAGCGGCAGACCGTCGCGATCGCCCGGTCGCTGCTCGGTGACCCGAAGGTCGTCGTCCTCGACGAGCCCACCGCGGCGCTCGGCGTCGCCCAGACCACCGAGGTGCTCAACCTGATCGAGCGGCTTCGCGAGAACGGGCACGGTGTCGTCATGATCAGCCACAACATGGCCGACGTCCGCGCTGTCGCGGACCAGGTGGCCGTCCTGCGGCTCGGCCGGTCCAACGGCGTGTTCGATGCCCGCGTCACCTCGTCGGAGGAACTCGTCGCCGCGATCACCGGTGCGTCGGACAACGTCGTGACGCGGCGCGCGGCCCGCGGGCAGAGCGACGTACGGGAAGGAGCCCAGGGATGA
- a CDS encoding sugar ABC transporter substrate-binding protein: MRLRLMAAAAMLAPMIVACGAENEPGGGGGDAKIAFLMPDIASTRYEQFDAPLFKAKMKELCAGCEVLYQNAGADPSKQQQQANSMLAQGVKAIVIDPVDSAAAASIVQSAQGQGIPVIAYDRPIPDKKADYYVSFDNEKIGQLIAQSLVDELKAAKATGGILQVNGSPTDAAAGLIKKGIHSAVDPSGFKLLAEFDTPGWQPPKAQEWVGGQITRFPNQIAGVVAANDGTGGASIAAFKAAGTKVPPVTGNDAELAAIQRVIAGDQFNTISKPIKTVADAAAVVAHEFAQGNKPAGKTTLFDTPSELFTPTVVTQDNVAEVLATPDFALKVADVCTAEYQAACDKLGVK; encoded by the coding sequence ATGAGACTTCGGCTGATGGCCGCGGCGGCGATGCTCGCGCCGATGATCGTTGCCTGCGGTGCCGAGAACGAGCCGGGTGGCGGCGGCGGGGACGCCAAGATCGCCTTCCTGATGCCCGACATCGCCTCGACCCGCTACGAGCAGTTCGACGCGCCGCTGTTCAAGGCCAAGATGAAGGAGTTGTGCGCCGGCTGCGAGGTGCTCTACCAGAACGCCGGTGCCGATCCGTCCAAACAGCAGCAGCAGGCGAACTCGATGCTCGCCCAGGGTGTGAAGGCGATCGTGATCGATCCGGTGGACTCCGCCGCGGCGGCCTCGATCGTCCAGTCCGCACAGGGCCAAGGGATCCCGGTGATCGCCTACGACCGGCCGATCCCGGACAAGAAGGCCGACTACTACGTGTCGTTCGACAACGAGAAGATCGGTCAGCTGATCGCCCAGTCGCTGGTCGACGAGCTCAAGGCGGCCAAGGCGACCGGCGGCATCCTGCAGGTCAACGGCTCACCGACCGATGCCGCGGCCGGATTGATCAAGAAGGGCATCCACAGCGCGGTCGATCCGAGCGGCTTCAAGCTGCTCGCCGAGTTCGACACCCCGGGCTGGCAGCCGCCGAAGGCGCAGGAGTGGGTCGGCGGTCAGATCACCCGGTTCCCGAACCAGATCGCCGGTGTGGTCGCCGCGAACGACGGCACCGGTGGCGCCTCGATCGCAGCCTTCAAAGCGGCCGGTACGAAGGTGCCGCCGGTCACCGGCAACGACGCCGAGCTGGCCGCGATCCAGCGCGTGATCGCCGGTGATCAGTTCAACACCATCTCCAAGCCGATCAAGACCGTCGCCGACGCTGCCGCCGTCGTCGCCCACGAATTTGCCCAGGGCAACAAGCCGGCCGGGAAGACGACGCTGTTCGACACGCCGTCGGAGCTGTTCACCCCGACCGTCGTCACCCAGGACAACGTCGCCGAGGTGCTGGCCACACCGGACTTCGCCCTGAAGGTCGCCGATGTCTGCACGGCGGAGTACCAGGCGGCCTGCGACAAGCTCGGGGTCAAGTGA
- a CDS encoding alpha/beta fold hydrolase, which produces MSRFARFRRPLAVALLSSVLVGCSASTASTDRVDEALPELTAFYDQKLDYGSCAGFATTDRDVKAFANKQLQCARLTVPLDYGNPKGRTIQLGVLKVAATGEPKGSLVVNPGGPASSGMSFAAQLKDFKGYPRIARQFDVVGFDMRGTGASTPSVDCLTDAERRNDLLMAINLFGGETWTENETRRVAASCADGSGGADVISHLGSRDTARDMDLLRAVLGDEQLNYFGFSYGTRLGAVYAQTFPGKVRTMVLDGAMDPRLGIEKRMVDQYAGFQQAFDALATDCARAAGCPLGTDPAKATSRFQQLVRPLLDRPLPVGTDRRLTYRGAVEAVLFGLYHSTDWPTVVKALTELAAGQGRTLLAIRDGAHELQADGRYTNMLEGAFATHCNDRERLSPQQETAMRRQMQAAAPFLDDGRNRQARDICEHWPAGPSLTYPYVTDTDGLPPTLVVSVTGDPASPHQHGIGLAKTLGAGLLTVDGKQHGAALVAGNDCVDSIVATYLIDAKAAPADAHCAL; this is translated from the coding sequence GTGTCTCGCTTCGCTCGGTTCCGCCGGCCGCTCGCCGTCGCGTTGTTGTCGTCCGTCCTGGTCGGGTGCAGCGCGTCGACAGCATCAACAGATCGCGTTGACGAGGCTCTCCCGGAACTCACGGCGTTCTACGACCAGAAGCTGGACTACGGCTCGTGCGCCGGTTTCGCGACGACCGATCGCGACGTCAAGGCCTTTGCGAACAAGCAACTGCAGTGCGCCCGCTTGACCGTTCCGCTGGACTACGGGAATCCGAAGGGCCGGACGATCCAGCTCGGCGTACTGAAGGTCGCGGCCACCGGGGAGCCGAAGGGCTCGCTGGTGGTCAACCCGGGTGGTCCGGCGTCGTCCGGCATGAGTTTCGCCGCGCAGCTGAAGGACTTCAAGGGCTATCCGAGGATCGCCCGACAGTTCGATGTGGTCGGCTTCGACATGCGCGGCACCGGCGCCTCCACGCCGTCGGTCGACTGTCTGACCGACGCCGAGCGGCGCAACGACCTGCTGATGGCCATCAACTTGTTCGGGGGCGAGACCTGGACCGAGAACGAAACCCGCCGGGTCGCCGCGAGCTGCGCCGACGGATCCGGTGGAGCGGACGTCATCAGCCATCTGGGCAGCCGCGACACCGCCCGCGACATGGACCTCCTGCGGGCCGTCCTCGGCGACGAACAGCTCAACTACTTCGGCTTCAGCTACGGGACCCGGCTGGGCGCGGTGTACGCCCAGACCTTCCCCGGCAAGGTCCGGACCATGGTCCTGGACGGGGCGATGGATCCTCGCCTCGGCATCGAGAAGCGGATGGTCGACCAGTACGCCGGCTTCCAGCAGGCGTTCGACGCGCTGGCCACCGATTGTGCTCGAGCGGCGGGCTGCCCACTCGGCACGGATCCGGCCAAGGCGACCAGCAGGTTCCAGCAACTGGTCCGGCCACTGCTCGATCGACCGCTGCCGGTCGGTACCGATCGCCGGCTGACCTACCGCGGCGCGGTCGAAGCAGTGCTGTTCGGGCTCTACCACTCGACCGATTGGCCGACGGTCGTCAAGGCCTTGACGGAACTCGCCGCAGGCCAGGGACGGACCTTGCTCGCTATCCGCGACGGCGCGCACGAACTCCAGGCCGACGGCCGGTACACCAACATGCTGGAGGGCGCGTTCGCGACCCATTGCAACGACCGGGAGCGGCTGAGTCCGCAGCAGGAAACCGCGATGCGCCGGCAGATGCAGGCCGCCGCTCCCTTCTTGGACGACGGCCGGAACCGTCAGGCTCGTGACATCTGCGAACACTGGCCGGCCGGGCCCAGCCTGACCTACCCCTACGTGACCGACACCGACGGTCTGCCGCCGACGCTGGTGGTCTCGGTCACCGGCGACCCTGCCTCGCCCCACCAGCACGGCATCGGGCTGGCCAAGACGCTCGGCGCCGGCTTGCTGACCGTCGACGGGAAACAGCACGGGGCTGCCCTGGTCGCCGGCAACGACTGCGTCGACTCCATCGTGGCCACGTACCTGATCGACGCCAAGGCTGCACCCGCCGATGCCCACTGTGCCCTCTGA
- a CDS encoding DUF1345 domain-containing protein, translating to MPTVPSDGRPRLVSDGSRYVVAAAVSVALAAGYGSLVQIWTPGTIGSLEFLVTVYFGTWSAYATIYMCLTWAVLRPAGGAELRRWLAESQENRRRRRRSEWWSGGGPLGALSFCLLAIGSVAAAAVLPELRSSPTVIGLAVLVVASSWLLIVTVYTVHYAREDAHRGGLRFAGLGESKPRLSDYWYLAVQVGTAYNGADVAVSSPAMRKTVAQHALVAFLFNSILIALLVSLLVA from the coding sequence ATGCCCACTGTGCCCTCTGACGGCCGCCCGCGGCTGGTCTCCGACGGATCCCGGTACGTCGTCGCGGCCGCGGTGAGCGTAGCGCTGGCGGCGGGCTACGGCTCGCTCGTACAGATCTGGACGCCGGGGACGATCGGATCGCTCGAGTTCTTGGTGACCGTCTACTTCGGCACCTGGTCGGCCTACGCCACGATCTACATGTGTCTGACCTGGGCGGTCCTGCGGCCGGCCGGCGGGGCCGAGCTGCGCAGGTGGCTGGCGGAATCCCAGGAGAATCGACGCCGGCGCCGCCGTTCGGAGTGGTGGTCGGGCGGTGGACCTCTCGGTGCGCTGTCGTTCTGCCTCCTGGCGATCGGGTCGGTGGCAGCTGCGGCAGTGCTGCCCGAACTCCGCAGCAGCCCGACCGTCATCGGACTTGCCGTGCTGGTCGTGGCTTCGTCGTGGCTGCTGATCGTCACCGTCTACACCGTGCACTATGCCCGGGAGGACGCCCATCGGGGTGGATTGCGGTTTGCCGGTCTCGGCGAATCCAAGCCCCGGCTGTCGGACTACTGGTATCTGGCCGTGCAGGTCGGCACCGCCTACAACGGAGCTGATGTGGCCGTGTCCAGCCCCGCCATGCGAAAGACCGTGGCCCAGCATGCCCTGGTCGCCTTCTTGTTCAACTCCATCCTGATCGCCCTGCTCGTCTCACTCCTGGTCGCCTGA
- a CDS encoding MerR family transcriptional regulator, which translates to MVWSPRQLAELADTSRRTVRHYHELGLLPEPRRQSNGYRLYGVAHLIRLLRIRRLTQLGLTLPQIAVIGDADEHPATALRALDAELAVTIDQLQQTRLELADMLHRAAPTDLPAAAAAQVRGLPEVERALVVVLSRLLSDDALEAYLDLLAPYRDHTAVAAFDSLAVDADLQQQHELAARLAGHLRALSTDRSDLVRAVEVGLPTISPAKRTVQRAIGDLYHPAQLSVLTLTLEINGASPPSFE; encoded by the coding sequence GTGGTCTGGAGCCCCCGCCAGCTTGCCGAGTTGGCCGACACCAGCAGGCGTACCGTCCGGCATTACCACGAACTGGGACTGTTGCCTGAGCCCCGGCGGCAATCCAACGGCTACCGTCTGTACGGCGTTGCGCACCTCATCCGGCTGCTCCGGATCCGCCGCCTGACCCAACTCGGTCTCACCTTGCCGCAGATCGCCGTCATCGGTGACGCCGACGAGCACCCCGCCACCGCGCTGCGAGCCCTCGACGCCGAACTGGCCGTCACCATCGATCAACTCCAGCAGACACGGCTGGAGCTCGCCGACATGCTGCACCGGGCCGCGCCCACAGACCTACCGGCGGCTGCCGCCGCACAGGTTCGCGGACTGCCCGAGGTCGAGCGCGCTCTGGTCGTCGTGCTCTCCCGGCTGCTGAGCGACGACGCGCTGGAGGCCTACCTGGACCTCCTGGCTCCCTACCGCGACCACACCGCTGTCGCGGCTTTCGACAGCCTCGCCGTCGACGCCGACCTCCAGCAGCAGCACGAGCTCGCGGCGCGACTGGCCGGACACCTGCGCGCGCTGTCGACGGACCGTTCCGACCTGGTGCGAGCTGTCGAGGTCGGTCTGCCGACGATCTCGCCGGCCAAGCGGACCGTTCAGCGGGCGATCGGCGACCTGTACCATCCCGCTCAGCTGTCCGTTCTCACTCTGACGCTCGAGATCAACGGCGCATCCCCTCCGTCCTTCGAGTAG
- a CDS encoding substrate-binding domain-containing protein, whose translation MTIEDVAAAAGVSRQTVSRALNNMAEIKPETRQRVLATIERLDYRPNAFARGMKTRKSNTIGLIVSDISNPFYPAVARGLFDAAETVGWNVVVYNTDLSRRREESALNELIARGADGVVGFFYALDDATLARYAGDLPMVVSDRPVDHAALTSVTTDFGAGIRAAVEHLVASGHQQIGMLDSTVGVAADERREAFVEQVPVALPAADLAGHVIQGPPTIPGGTAALHELLNARPEITAVVAFNDLMAIGAIHAARERGLAVPSELAVVGFDDLSIAPYVFPPLTTVHTDKYAHGRRLADVLHQLTAERTPDRYGERPAPSVSGSRVVLPATLIVRESA comes from the coding sequence GTGACCATCGAAGACGTGGCGGCCGCGGCGGGAGTGTCGCGGCAGACGGTTTCCCGTGCCCTGAACAACATGGCCGAGATCAAGCCGGAGACCCGGCAGCGGGTGCTCGCCACGATCGAGCGGCTGGACTACCGCCCGAACGCCTTCGCCCGGGGGATGAAGACCCGCAAGTCCAACACGATCGGCCTGATCGTCTCCGACATCTCCAACCCGTTCTACCCGGCGGTCGCGCGAGGTCTCTTCGATGCGGCCGAGACCGTCGGGTGGAACGTCGTCGTCTACAACACCGACCTGTCGCGCCGGCGGGAGGAGAGCGCGCTGAACGAGCTGATCGCGCGGGGAGCCGACGGCGTCGTGGGATTCTTCTACGCCCTCGACGACGCGACGCTGGCCCGGTACGCCGGGGATCTGCCGATGGTGGTCTCCGACCGGCCCGTCGACCATGCCGCGCTGACGTCGGTGACGACGGACTTCGGTGCCGGGATCCGGGCGGCCGTCGAGCATCTCGTCGCATCCGGTCACCAGCAGATCGGCATGCTGGACAGCACGGTGGGCGTGGCGGCCGACGAGCGGCGGGAGGCCTTCGTGGAGCAGGTCCCCGTCGCGCTGCCCGCCGCCGACCTCGCCGGCCACGTGATCCAGGGTCCGCCGACGATTCCCGGCGGGACCGCCGCGTTGCACGAACTGCTCAACGCCCGGCCGGAGATCACGGCCGTGGTCGCCTTCAACGACCTGATGGCGATCGGCGCGATCCACGCCGCCCGGGAGCGAGGCCTGGCCGTACCGTCGGAGCTCGCGGTCGTCGGCTTCGACGACCTGTCCATCGCGCCGTACGTCTTCCCACCGCTGACCACCGTGCACACCGACAAGTACGCCCACGGCCGGAGACTGGCCGATGTGCTGCACCAACTGACCGCCGAACGGACCCCCGACCGGTACGGCGAGCGCCCCGCGCCATCGGTGAGCGGCAGCCGGGTCGTCCTGCCCGCCACCCTGATCGTGCGCGAATCAGCCTGA